In the genome of Phragmites australis chromosome 9, lpPhrAust1.1, whole genome shotgun sequence, the window TATCATGGTAGTTGTTGACCGGTCCTCCAAATATGCCCATTTTGTCGTACTTACACATCCTTTCACTGCCTTGCAAGTTGCAAAATCTTACATCAATAACATTTTCAAGCTCCACTGACTCCCTCAAGCGATTATCTCAGATTGCGACCGGTTCTTTACCAGTGCTCTATGGCAAGAGCTGTTCAAGCTATCGCAAACGCAACTCCGGCTCAATTCGTCTTACCACCCCCATACAGATGGGCTTACGGAGCACATCAACCACTGCTTGGAAGCATATTTGCACAGTGCAGTGCACGCGTGTCctcataattggtatcattggttAGCTCATGCGGAGTATTAGTATAATACTTCCTATCATActaaaaggacaatgatgtcccCTAAagtggggtgaataggcgtttttacaaaaatccaTCCCCTTTTTACCGTTAACCTAAACTAgcagcggaaaataaactaacagatttttcacaagtgaaaatcctaaatatgctaggctcaactagtgcacaatcaccctaaataagtaaaaaagttacaatcctagggtgacaaagattattcagaactaacaaaagatatgcaagaagaTTCTAGTTGAAAATCCTGAAAACACTATTTACCAAAGGTTCCGGGTTCAATACAGAACCTATGGGTTCAGATCTGATTATACAGAATCCAAAACTTCTAGGTTAAATATGAAAATTCCGGGTTCAGCAGAGAATTAActcgaaactgaaattaaatgGCGCCTAAGAAATTCTAGCTCAAACCGAATAAAATCGTGTGTTCCAAATgatgattctaagtagatcTACGGAGAACATACAATTAATttcacacgagcaagtagatcgagcaatgtGCATAAatgttgagcaagaactcaagaacaaggaaacaaaagagaagacacgtgatttgtttcctgaagttcggacacctccactagaggttcctatatctccattgaggagctcggtcacacttgagtcggATCTCTCTCAACCTTTTTACTCTTTAAGCTTAGTCACACTTAAGCTTGtgtttccactcttgatttcttcccttccagaggcgaaatcgaagcattcacaaacttctcacgacacaccacaaccttaggtGCTCGTCGGCACCACCTAGCCGTCTAGGGGGTTGAATCCCCAAGATTAACAAACGCTTAGTGAACTATCACATCCTAATTTCCATAAttatgtcattaagcataatcatgcatcctgagcatcataagcatcaggTTTAATTGTTAAGCATGGTTGAGTACTTGTTATTTCTAATAGTGGTTTGATCTTTGCTatgtattttgaaaaataaCCAATGTTAGAGTTTTTGCTAATTTAAGTCTTGCGTAGGTGTGGCGGGTGAATCCATTTAAGTTGGATTAGAATTTTTGGGCATTAGAGTACATCGTTTGGGGAAaataaatagagagagagagatggtttTGCGGCTATTTGGTCTTGTCTCTCTTGCAAGTGAGACCCACCTGGGCCAGCCCACCACCTCACTTCTCCTCCTCAGCTGTAGCAGCACCCCTTCCCTCCCCCACCTgcaccctctctccctcactcacgtTCTAACAGCCAAGGCAACAAgagctctcctctccctctctcaaacaCTCTCCACTCTCCACCAAAAATCTCCCTCAAGATAAAGGAATCAAGGTGTGCATGTTATCTCAATATTTTCCCCATCTCTTAAGCTTCCTATCCACCCAAGAAattctcacatgcatgaagatttggaggagttcaatcaattttcGCCACCcctctttttctgaattttcagCAGCGTGGTCTCCTCTCCTCCAAGATTTTCCCCTTGTTTATTCCCCAAATCGACGGACACAAGCCTTGGCAAAGATCTAGGTATGTTCCCTAGATCTTGTAGCAACAATGCACATTTTAGGATGGATGAATTCGAGTTTTGGAGCTGCAAATTGAAGAATGGTGATACATGTTgtttttgatgaaatagagcATTTGTGACATGTTTGGATGGGATGAGCTAGTGATTAGAGTTGGTGGAGTGGATAAATTAGGTTTATAATCCATGTTTTAGTGCCTACACATGCTAATGTGGGTTAGACTTTAACATGAAAGTCGAATCGGTCGAAGAATCATTGAAAAACTCGTGTTCTgctacaacccggaggttctagGTTAATCCAAGCAATTTTTAACAGAAGACCCCACCCAGAGGTTCCAATACCCGGAGGTTACGAGTTCAACCCGGACCCTCCAGATTCTATTGTTCATCAagcgtttttcttttttcgttttctttgctgatagcttgtaaatttcatagttaattcatacgaactccaaaaattatgagacCAGTTACGTTAAATTCATATGAGTaggaactacatgttaaaaatgtttaAACTCCAgaaataattttgataattaattaattatttaaatattttgtggcttaattaaatcataattaattaatgcgatgtcctaaaattatgaaaccacttggacaattcatgttatgatcagtgctatctagtaaaaatatactttgtTATGAAAATGCTATTTAAATTGTGAAGCTattttaatcttgatagctagcttaattacgGTCCTTTTCGAACAGACCTTATATAAATCTTTTATACCATGAGATTTTGCACTTTAATTCGTATGATTATTGTTCTATCATGTTCTTTACTCAGTACGTCATCTCCCGTTATATTTTCATTGCATTCGGAGCTTGCATCATAGCATTTCATCACATTAATTGTGATACACCATTATTTCTTTTAGCGATCAACGAACAAGAGAGCGAAGgggtattcttgaggtggaacctgattgtgatattgtgtgtgaagaacttgagcaaggtaagaatctaagcatattgcacccattactttggatcatatgttgtctttaatttgataaagtatgctatatgtatgtcatgcatgatAGTTAGTCGAGGTCGGATTTTTgggagtagatcctaattgttgcattaccctttCTTGGTATTGTTATCATTTGATCATTGTAACCCTGGGTATAGCACtcaatggtctaacttaaaatgaatacATTATActtagcaaggcttaggtcatcggtagaagtcgagcggtggttcgaccatcgttcgtgagcttagggcttacatttttattctcaaagatgatgatgacgatgggATGTGTAAGtcagtgaggatgagacaagattcgggcgggcaatagggatgactcgagaagggagtctcagaTGCTATAGGCtcgcttgaatcgattaagcattGTCCGTTATTACcattggctctagcactttctgtacttaccacatgtcgatataatggtaagataagccgaataccttttgtAGCTATGACATTTTGGCCTGTGGGCCTATGGttttgtgggcataataggcttgtagaggtaacgtCGGAAATatgttgtgggcataataggatTGTAGAGGTATctgtttgctccaggagtagttctagctacCTCCACACCTTTAAGCGTAACTAGGGTGCTCTAAGAGAAGCCCTAGtggacctccgcacctataggtGGATGTTCAAACGGTCGGGGCTTAATTAGAAAAGATTGAtatgggtacccccttgtgtgcaatttagcaggtggcacaagccgaatggtcatcgtgttgtgtgggtaaagatgtaccctctgcagggtgtaaggacaattcgaattattgtgtctcggtcatgagcacgcTACTGTCTATCCGCATTAATCGTAGAGTTTTTGTTATTAGGATGTTGTGATGGAATGGTAGGACATagctagtgatgttgatgaagaGTTGATATTGTACAAGTTATAGATTTGTTATGTTGATGGTCTCAGGATATAATGATGTTTTGATtaagtgtagatgcttacaTTTGAGTTCAAAtcgcttttgcatatgaagttacttaacctttGTAGCCGAGTTCTTGCTAATTACCcatatgcattctccttggagtcgggctatttgtAAGTGcctattatagattaagtcttacgagtaccttcttactcatgtgctttgtttgctttttaggtGAGGAAGATTTAGTTTTTTGCTACTTTACGCCTGTCGATGTTGGCGATGGGCAGAAGTAGTGACATTCTACttgtgtgttgttattttgtaGTGGCGCCTTAAGGCAAATGgtgctacccatcttttgtcatCATGTAGCTTATTTCGCTGCGTAACTATTCTAGCAAATATTTGagttatgtattttgttgtcaagtttaatctacttaaggacttgtaacttaatttaattactcgctctttattatgtcttatgatgatgtgcttgttgtaaacaTGCGTGTTCTGATCCTGAAAGTaaacacataccgggactaccggaatggtattccgATTAATCATTGTATGCGTGATTATGGAAAatgatcgtcctaatgattagttcgaatactatttggatggttcatcatacgaacttcttgccgatgaacttgagtgctcaagttgagatttagctcacttgcactcaatctttcaatctctcaacatAACTCACTTTTCTTATCAAATCTCACATTAAAATGAAGTGATTTAAGTTCTTTTTACTACAGAATGTTTTCCTTTTGTGCCCAAGCAGTAGCAAATAAGGGTGAGAGTGAGGGGGCAGTAGCAAATAAGGGTGatagtgagggggtatttatactcttCCCCCCAAAATTAGCCGTTACAAGATTTTCTGGcctagcccggatactccaggtaaAATATTTAGACCTTAACTGAGCATCCTTGCTCGGAATAAAGTCCAGAGACTCTGTCAACATGGAGTATACGGGTCAACCCAGAACATCCGGATAAAACACTTAAGCCCTTACAGACCACCCGACTTGGAGCTAAACTCGGAGACTCTgaccaacccggagtatccgggtcagctTGGAGCATCcgagttcagcacagctgaccctCTGAAaatgacgataacttttgatctcgaagtccgattttggactctacggaaatcttattcagagggctacacatcataactgaattcatgatcccaAACACATTTTATCAAACTAGAAACACTCTAAAACCCAATTCgaacacttccgcactttctgCACCGgattcctaaagcgaactctcacgTCGGGTTGATTCAAagctcttgagcactgagatacgacaaatagctctacattgcatccctattaatagtgtggcatacctacACTCAAAGTTTGAACCAACTTGTGCACGTCTCACAGCTGAAGAAGGCCATCAGACCGCACATCCAAGTGAGCATTGATCTACCTTCAGCTCCCATAGTTCTTCAGCAACACATGGTATCTGATCGGTTCCTCGATCACAAATTGGTCAAGCGCGGGGCGGTGATGGTGCCTCGAGTGTTGGTGCAATGGCAAGGGTTACCTCTGAACATGGTGACCTGGGAGGATCGAGCTAGGCTACACCATTGATTTCCCAATGCCTGGCTTAGGGACAAGTCGGTTTCTAATGCGGGGGGAGGGGGAGCGAGGATGTCACACTAGTGGGCAGGCTTCCTCAGTGTGACTACGACATAACATGAACTGGATGATGATCGACGATGTGCTCTAGGCATGACCGTGGCATGAGAAATACGTTGTTCTTCGcatttctctctccctctcactgtGATCGATCCATCTATGCTCGGGTTCCTAACACCTGGCTTGATGGATGTGTATAATTTTAAAGAGAAACGTGTTTGGTTAATCGCGTCTACTATTACAGTCTGGCTCGACAGATGCAAATATACAACCTCATTCTAGTCCACAGGTGAAGCTTGATTCGAGTTTCACTGCGTAGCTTGGCCTGACGGATGCATGCTCTGCATTCGCTCATGCGGATGGCCCACTTTCTAGTGTCgcaaaatcatctttatacgaGTAATTAATCACAATCTTAACTCTTGAATATGTTCATATGGTCTTATATTCAATCAATTAAATATAAACTCGCCTCAGCCTATCTAGACAGCTACAATCAACAAAACAatcttcttttcaataaataatTGGTCATGTTTGGCACAGCTAAAATTTATGAGCTTTTGCTGAAAGCTGCTTATGGCTTATACCAAAAGCTGTTAGCTTTTACGAGAAATTTTTAAGTTATCAGCACgctaatttttcagaaaagtcactcTTAACCAGCTtatcagtttttagtttatttcatcaGAAGCTACCTTTTCGGTTTTTTAAATGACAATAATAAACCagcctgtttatttcagcttataACTTCTGAGAAGCATAAACCAACAATAAACTGTTCCAAACAAGATCTTAATCTCATTCAGTATATTTTCTTTCAATCTACTTGTATAATACAACTCTACAAAACCTTATTTGAGTAATCAAACACAACCCTACTTTAGACGGAGGGATGAGCGGAAGCAAGTACTGATCTTTTAGGCTGCAACATGGCATGCTTGATTTCTTTCAAAACTGCAACATGGCATCCTTGTTTTTGAGACTTaacaaaagcaaaagaaaagaaacgcGATGTGCAACTATAAGTTCCGTTGTTTCTGTACTCGCAAAAAAACAAACTTATGTCGTTGAAGGGAGAGAATTCAAATCGAGGATTTGTATCTGGACGATATCCTTTTTGCGAAAGTATTTGAACAATATTTGTGTCTGTCCCGGTTACCAAACTTCAAAGAGTAACAAGGAATCCTCACAAAATTCACCAGTAAGTCTAAGCCGCGGAGCTAGTGCCGGATAAAAAGCTCCAAGCTCACGAGCTAGTTCAGCTCATGTCTGTTTCGGCTCGTTTCAAAATCTAACGAGTCAAATCAGAATTTTAGCTCATTTAGATAACGAGCAAGTTCGCGAGCAGCTCACGACCTAGATTCGTCGTCTTCATCGTATCACTCTCTTTCATTATAGTCATCAATTTACTCATTAATCATCTTCATCTTTAATAAAGAGGCTCCTCGATAGCTTACTTGGTTTTCTATTAGTCAGCTCCTTATTACGATgtttcttttatcttttttcttctccaatCGATAATTCTTTTAGACTTTGTATGTGTAGACTGATGTGTGAGGAATattgttttatatattttttagaggAATGTTTTATTCTAGTAGCAGAACATATATAGGTGGATCTGTCTGCTGCTGTGCTGCATGTGGGTTTGAAAAATTTTCAGAAGAGATTCAGCTTACAATAATTATACCTCTGATTAAACTATGCTAAGAAGTACTATACTTGTAGATATCATTATTATTGTTGTATGATTTATTGATGCATTTTTCAATGGATGTTTATATTACTTTCATCCTGATAACGAGCTgctcctttaaaaaaaaaaatgagctgCTCGCGAGTCAAATAAGTCGAACCAAGTTGGTTTTTCTACTCTTATATTAAAAGAGCAAACGAGCCAAACCTAAACAAACCGAACTAGCTCGTTATCCAACCCTACATTGAGCCCCTCCCTCCCCCGGCACCTCAAAACAGTTCATACAGGGACATTACCTTTACTTATGGGTGTAAATTTGTAAACTTAAGagtactctttattttttatttaactaataacactattttttaaaaaaatattttttaaaaaactaatgTAATTAATTGAACTAAAAAAGATCATTAGATACTCTTAAGTTCACTAATTTACACGTCTACCTGTGCAGAAATGGGAAACCAATCAAACAGTAACAGGCAGAATCGGATTACGCCTATCATTGTTCCAACCACGGagaatccatccatccatccatcgcaCTCCCCGTAGTGGGATTCACCGCGTCGTCCCGTCCCACCATGCCGCCCACGAATCGGCTGAAAAAGCAAGCAGACATGATCAGAAATTCTCCCACCTGAATGACAGGGAAGTGCGTGATGCTCGCCGAGTTGCACTTGCACCGCATGAACGCATCCGCCATTCGCCCAACAAAAACCGAGGGATCTTATGCGATCTCCCCCATCTGAATATGCGAACGCAACCACGCAAATACCCTCAACTTAGGAAACGAGCAGTCGACACCACACACCAAAAACTTCATCGATAAGCAATGGCCTGGTCCAAGGGCTTAATCCTTCTGAATCATGTCGATGGTCAAGCACCCGGTCTGGCAGACACTGATCATCTAGTGGCGAGACCACTCGCACTGCCCAAGATAACGCGTGCGCTGCGCACTGCCACCATTCTGGGAGCCTTGAGCACTTCATATTGCGCCGGGAATGATTACCAGGCaccatgtattttttttttcaataatctCCTTCACTCATGCCGTCCAAGCAAGCCACGAGCCGTTTGGTTTCCTGAAGAAACGTGGGGTGTGTTTGGACGAGTCTCCTAAAATTGTATTGTGTAAGTATGCTGATGATAAGCAAGTCGGTCAGAGTTATatgttgaaaataaaattatttggtTAATTGCATCTGTTAGATTAGATTGAActagatttttatttgattgattgaatTTGATATCAAATGAGTATATATAAGAGTTGATATTACgattaattatttatataaaaatagtctatAATACTAACAAATGAACCCGTCTATATAAAGCTTGAATCGAGCTTCACTCTATAACCAGAACAAAACCGTATATTTGCATCCATCAAAAATAAGCTACAGTATTGAATATAAATAATCAAACATGGTTTTTTAGACTAAGCTATCTGAGTGAAATCAGCCGAAAGGCACAACTTTTGCTGAGATAAAGGGGCACGTATAGGGTGTATTTGGCGGAACTTACAGACTAAGCTATCTGAGTGAAATCAGCTTTTGATTTTATatgagtgattctctaaaataaactagatattatgaataaaaaaCCAATTTACTCTAATCATTTCGCTTACTTAATCTTTTTTTcataaagcttatcctaaagAATCACTATAAAATTACTTTTGGTCACATAATCACTTTCCACACAAAATTTGAATTCAGGGGAAGTCTACCAAACATGCCCATACATGTGCACTGATTCTCCTATCAGGCATAACCACTGTACTTAACGCGCCATACAAGGGGGGCATTTGTAGATCATGGAATGATGATACATGATGGCTGGCGAGCAGCCATATTAAAAGGGCAAAAAGCTAGGTAGGCTCCATgcgagacaaaaaaaaagtccGGCATAAATCGGATGCAAAGCATTACTCATCTTGTATAATAATGCAAGCACCCATGCACAACATACCTCAGCTTTTTTGGTTCTTCACCATGTCGCAGAATCCACGCAAAGCACTAAAATAGCTCATCAACGGAACCTTTCACGTTAAGTGTGGAATCTCGTGCACATTACACAAATGGCACCAATGCTTGAACTTTAGTTTCAAAGGCAAACCACCTACCATGGTGCCAGCAGGTGAAACAATACATGCTAAGAAGTCTGGTTCCAGGCTACAACAACAAGCAGAATACAACCACGAGAACACAACAAAATGCATACATCAAATAGAATCCTAGGGGCAAATGCATCACCCTTTTGTGCATTTCCAGTTCTGCCTCCGTTGATTCTGCGCTATCATTTATTCACAAGCCAATTTGGTGTCGAAGCTACTCAAACAGATAGAGAATGCCTGGAAAGCTGAGAGTGGATAGCGGTAGTCCATCGTGAACATATCCTTCCCTACCTTACCAAACTGTAGAATAATCTTGTCCTGGTCTGGAGCAGGCTGCGACGGGGTTGGAGCCCCAGCAGGGGGCTGGCTTGATGCGGCAATCAACTGGAAATTCTTCACTGAGGCAATGGTTACACGGCCACGGAAGTTAAGGCACCAGCACTGCAGCTGTTCGTGCCACCTGGGGGCCTTGTTGCGAAGCACTAGAGGCCTATCCTTATTTTGTCCCTCCTCATCACCAGCTATGGTGCCACCGACAACGTCAGAAAAGCGGGCACTGCTAAAATTGCGGGAACTACCAAAATCCATGGATCGGTCCATGATGGAGGACTTGGAGAAGGAGGTGGTGCTACGAAATGACTCCTCTAAAGCTCGGGGCACAATCTGCTCAGGCTGTCCAGGGACTATGCCACCAGGCTCAACCGCGGAGGCAGGTATGGAGTGCATGACACAGTGCATCCGCCTAGGGCCCCTTGTGCCAAGAACATTTAGCTCATATGTCACCTGAGCTATGTTGTAACTACCAGTTGGCACCTTAGGAGAGACTTTCTTGGAGTTGAATCTCCGGCTGGTCCGTCCAGCATAAGGGACTACAGCGCCATTATAAGGGGGCTGTGTGTCATATATCATAAATTTTGTTCCAAGGAAGTTCGACCTGGAAATGACAACAAACCAAAATTCGCTTACACAATCAAATAAACGAGACTGAAAGGAAAGGTCTGCCATCCACATTTCAATTACCTCAGTTTTCCAATATAGGTGCTGCTCGATCTCGAGATGTTGTCAGCATCCATTGAGATAACATACTCTGTGCAGGTTGTTTTGCGGTTCCTTTTAGCTGATAAGAGGAACTTGCCATTCTCCACAAGTACGGCTAATTCCCAAACAGAAAAGGATTCAACATGTGCCAACTTATTCTATCACGTGAAATCAAATGTGCCAGATGTTTATCTATTCCATAAAAAAGGAAATACTGGGACAGAAATGTTGGAAACACAGGCGAAATCAAGGACGAAAATGGAGCCTTGATGCTAGCAGATATTCACAAAAAGATTATAATTGTAACAATATTATTAACCTCCGTTTCAGAATAATTGACAACTTTGACTTTTACTATtgaaactttgactaacaatattTGTTTAAATACTTAGTTAAGTAAAGCGAAAAAAGTATCAGTAGATATGTTATCAATATATTTTAAGCATGTTATGTAGGTCAAGCTATTTGCATAAATATTCATAGAAAAGACTAACGGTCAAAGTTTGAATAGTAAAGTAAAAAGTTGTCAATTATTCTGATTCGGAGGTTAGTAAAACGATGAAGGGAAGATCTACTGTGCAGGCAAAAGAAAAGTGTATCATACCAGTGCCCAGGCACAAGTAGAGACGATACGTAGACTTTGACTTATCTCGCTTTATATAACATTGAATCATTCCATCTCGAGGGCCAGGCTGTGAAGATAAGCATTGTGGCAAATGTCATTGACGGGAAAGATGTAAGAATAAGCAAAGGATTGCCATCATTAGGTGCAAAATAACATTCTTGAAAGCATTCAGTTCAAGGCTTGTTTCCATCGGAGAACTGGAGCTTACCTGCTTTAGAGAGACTGGGAAGGTAAGCTTCCCACAAAACTCTGGGCTCAGAACAATCTCCCTGCACATCTCCCTCCACGCCCTACAAACAGCAGCGCAGGACACGACATGCTTGCGCGCAGGCCAAGTGCTCTCACTAGCCTCCAGCCTCCGGATCACATCACGGAGGAGCTCAGGAGGGAGACTAGCCCAACGGCTCTCCTGGATTATAAGGTCTGCATCACGGAGCTCATGCACCGTGCTCTGAGACTTCCCCCTGTGATGCCCGTTGAGCCCAGAAAATCCGGCGATAGTCACCTCAAAGCTCCGCCTGGACAGGCTACCGAAACCATCCCGAACATCACGAACGATGCTGCGGAACGACATCTACGCTAACTAGAGCCGGGCAGTAAGTCCTACAAGAGCCTCGAGACTTATCCTGCCAATATGTAAATCAGGGAAGGCCACCGACAGTCTTCCTGGTTGCTCCACTTATGGAACAGTGGTTTGGGGATCACGCCACCC includes:
- the LOC133928954 gene encoding tubby-like F-box protein 8; amino-acid sequence: MSFRSIVRDVRDGFGSLSRRSFEVTIAGFSGLNGHHRGKSQSTVHELRDADLIIQESRWASLPPELLRDVIRRLEASESTWPARKHVVSCAAVCRAWREMCREIVLSPEFCGKLTFPVSLKQPGPRDGMIQCYIKRDKSKSTYRLYLCLGTAVLVENGKFLLSAKRNRKTTCTEYVISMDADNISRSSSTYIGKLRSNFLGTKFMIYDTQPPYNGAVVPYAGRTSRRFNSKKVSPKVPTGSYNIAQVTYELNVLGTRGPRRMHCVMHSIPASAVEPGGIVPGQPEQIVPRALEESFRSTTSFSKSSIMDRSMDFGSSRNFSSARFSDVVGGTIAGDEEGQNKDRPLVLRNKAPRWHEQLQCWCLNFRGRVTIASVKNFQLIAASSQPPAGAPTPSQPAPDQDKIILQFGKVGKDMFTMDYRYPLSAFQAFSICLSSFDTKLACE